A part of Escherichia marmotae genomic DNA contains:
- the apt gene encoding adenine phosphoribosyltransferase: MTATAQQLEYLKNSIKSIQDYPKPGILFRDVTSLLEDPKAYALSIDLLVERYKNAGITKVVGTEARGFLFGAPVALGLGVGFVPVRKPGKLPRETISETYDLEYGTDKLEIHVDAIKPGDKVLVVDDLLATGGTIEATVKLIRRLGGEVTDAAFIINLFDLGGEQRLENQGITCYSLVPFPGH; the protein is encoded by the coding sequence ATGACCGCGACTGCACAGCAGCTTGAGTATCTCAAAAATAGCATCAAAAGCATTCAGGACTACCCAAAACCCGGCATTCTGTTCCGTGATGTCACCAGCTTACTGGAAGACCCGAAAGCTTACGCTCTCAGCATCGACCTGCTGGTTGAGCGTTACAAAAATGCGGGTATTACCAAAGTTGTGGGCACCGAAGCACGTGGCTTCTTGTTTGGTGCTCCGGTAGCATTGGGCCTGGGCGTAGGTTTTGTACCGGTACGTAAACCGGGCAAATTGCCGCGCGAAACCATCAGTGAAACTTACGACCTGGAATATGGCACCGATAAACTGGAAATCCATGTTGATGCCATTAAACCAGGCGACAAAGTGTTGGTCGTAGACGATTTGCTGGCAACTGGCGGCACCATTGAGGCGACCGTGAAGCTGATCCGTCGTCTGGGTGGCGAAGTCACCGACGCTGCGTTCATCATTAATCTGTTCGATCTCGGCGGTGAACAGCGTCTCGAAAATCAAGGTATCACCTGTTATAGCCTTGTCCCGTTCCCGGGCCACTAA